DNA sequence from the Marinilongibacter aquaticus genome:
CCCCACTATTGTACCCTCCTCTGTTTTTGGGAAAAATGCACCCAGCAATAAAATTCAGATCGGGCAAATAGGCTGTGGGCGTATCGCTCGCGACCACGATCTACCGGGTACAATGCAACACGATGTGGCTCAATTGGTGGCCGTTTGCGACCTCGACCACCACAGAACCGTCGAAGGGAAAGCCCATGTAGAAAAGTATTATCGTGAAAAGAAAAACAAAACGGTAGACATCAAAATGTACGACGACTACCGCGAGCTTCTTCTCAACAAAGACATAGACGCCGTGGTGATCAGCACGCCAGACCACTGGCACTCGCAACCCGCAATCGAAGCCGCCTTGGCTGGCAAGCATGTTTATCTTCAAAAACCCACTTCGTTGACTGTAGAGGAAGGGCGTTTGCTAAGTGATATCGTGCACCGTCAAGGTGTGACCTTACAAGTGGGTACACAGCAACGCTCAATGCCGCAGTTCCGATTGGCTGCCGAATTGGTGCGTAATGGCCGCATCGGTAAAATTCATACCGTGAAAGTGGGTCTTCCGGGTGATCCCGCTGGCCCAGTGGCCGAAACGGGCCCCGTACCTAAAGGCTTCAACTACGACATGTGGTTGGGCTCTACTCCCGAAATGGAATATTCCGAAATGCTCGTGCACCCGCAAACGGGCTATGGCCGTCCGGGTTGGCTTAGAGTGGAACAATTCGGAGCTGGAATGATCACCGGTTGGGGACAGCACCACTTCGATTCTGCCGCTTGGGGAATGAACACCGAATATACCGGGCCAATTTCTGTGGAGTCTGTGGCCGAATTCCCGAAATACGGCAGCTGGAACGTACACGGCGATTTCATGGTAAAGGCAGAATACGAAAACGGCATTACCATGTACACCAGTGGCGGTTTCCCCAACGGGATTCGCTACGAAGGCACAGATGGCTGGGTTTTCGTAACAAGAGGCCCCTACCGAGCTTCTGCTTCCGATCCCATCCCGGTGATGAAAAATGGCACAAAATCGCTGGATGCCAGTGACCCCGCCATCTTGGATTCTGTAATCGGAAAAGATGAAATTCATCTGTACAAAAGCGATGAACAGCACGGCAACTGGCTCGATTGCATCCAATCGGGCAAAGAACCGATTTCTCCTGTTGAAAAAGGACACAGAGCCTGCACCGTGTGTTTGATTAGCCACGTGGCCATGAAACTGCCCCGTAAATTGGAATGGGATCCAAAAGCCGAGCGTTTCCATAATGACGACGAAGCGAACGCCTACCTCAGCCGTCCGCAGCGTTATCCATACGGTACCAATTATATCAAATTGTAATCTTGTTAAATCATTCTCACAAACCCCTGTCGACTTCGATGGGGGTTTTGGCCATCATTCAACCAATACGAAATGAATCTTAAATTGAAACTTCTGGGTGCAGCAGCTTTGACCAGCCTTGCAGCTTGCCAATCGCCTAAGGAAGAAAACAAAATGGACAAAATCGAGCTCATCACTTTAGATCCAGGGCATTTCCATGCCGCATTGGTACAAAAATCGATGTACCCCGAAGTCGACAGCCTTGTGCATGTGTATGCTCCAGAAGGCCCAGATGTAGATTTGCACCTCGATCGCATCAAAGCCTTCAACGAAAGGGCCGAAAATCCAACGCATTGGGAAGAGGTCGTGTATCGTGGCGGCGATTTCTTCGAAAAAATGCTGGAGGAAAAAGCGGGAAACGTGGTGATGTTGGCGGGCAACAACCAAAAGAAAACAGAGTACATCGAGCAATCGATCGCCAACGGTTTCAATGTTTACGCCGACAAACCCATGGCAATCAATAAGGCCGATTTCGAGTTGCTCAAAAAAGCCTTCGCCGAGGCGGAAGAAAAGGGTCTTTTGCTCTACGATATCATGACCGAACGTTATGAAATAACCACTACGCTTCAAAAAGCTCTTTCGCAAACCAGCCTTTTCGGCGATTTGGAAAAGGGCACAGTGGAAAGCCCTGCGGTGACAAAAGAGTCTGTTCATCACTTTTTCAAATACGTTTCGGGTAAACCCTTGATTCGCCCCTCTTGGTTTTTCGACGTGGAGCAAGAAGGCGACGGCATCGTGGATGTAACCACCCATTTGGTTGACCTTGTGATGTGGGAATGCTTTCCAGAGCAAATAATCGATACCACGAATATCCAAATGCTCAATGCCAAAAGGTGGCCCACCGTACTTAGTCCGGCCGATTTCAATAAAGTGACAGGACAAGATAAATACCCCGCGTACCTTTCACAATATCTGAATGGCGACAACCTGGAAGTCTTTTCAAACGGCGAAATGAACTATACCGTCAACGGTGTGCATGCCAAGGTCTCGGTAATTTGGAACTTTGAAGCTCCAGAAGGTGCCGGAGATACGCACTATTCGATCATGCGGGGCACAAAAGCCAACTTGATCATCAAACAGGGCGAAGAGCAAAATTACAAACCCACGCTATATGTGGAGCTGCTCGATGGGCAAAGTGAAGAAAGCATAAAAGCCATCTTTGAAGAATTGAACAAAAGCTACGAAGGCGTAACGTATACACAGAATGGGCAGCTTCTGACCGTTCAAATTCCCGATCATTACAAAGAGGGTCACGAGGCTCATTTTGCACGAGTGACAGAGCATTATTTGAAATTTTTGAAGGAAAAGAACATTCCCAAATGGGAGATTCCGAACATGATCGCCAAATATTATACGACGACCGAAGCCTATAAAATGGCATTGAAATAATTTTTGCATCCTTTTTAAATATATCAAAGTGCGGCTCTTCTGGGGCCGCATTTTTGATTTATGGCCACGCAGGAAAAATATACGCAAAACAGATTCGTCTGATACTAATCTCTCCATTCCCTTGCCGAGTCACTGTAAATCAGCAAAAAACCATTAAACTTGTTAAAATTTGACCCAAATTGAATATGAATTCCAGAAAAAATTTCAACCCTGGCCTGCTTGTGTTTGGCCTATGCTGTAGCCTTGCCTTTTTGTTTCAAAACTGCCAAAAAGAAGAAAAGCCCAACTTTCTCTTTATTCTTGTCGACGACCTCGGCTATCCCGACCTAAGCTGTACGGGAAGCTCATACTACGAAACACCCAATGTAGACGCCATTGCCAAAAATGCTGTAGTCTTTAGTCAAGGTTACGCAGCAAGCCGTGTGTGCAGCCCTTCGCGAGCCAGTATCATGACCGGACAATTGACCGCCTCGCATGGCATAACCAATTGGATCGGTGAAAAATCGGGCATGGATTGGCGGTCATTGGGTCGCCAAAGCAAAAGCTTGCCCGCAGATTACGTACACAGTCTGCCCAAAGAGTACAGCATCCTACCCGAACTTCTGAAAACGCAAGGATATACTACTTTTTTTGCCGGAAAATGGCATTTGGGAGATGAAGGCTCTTATCCCGAAGATCACGGTTTCGACATCAACAAAGGCGGTTTCGAAAAGGGCAGCCCTGCGGGCGGATACTTTGCTCCTTTCAACAATCCTAAACTGGAAAACCACGAAGGCGGAGAAAACCTCAGCCTACGCTTGGCCAATGAAACGGCCAATTTCCTAGAGAGCCAGCCCAAAGACAAGCCCTTTCTGGCCTATTTGGCCTTCTATGCAGTACATGGCCCTATCCAAACCACCGCGGCCAAATGGAAAAAATACCGCGACAAAGCAGAAGAGCAAGGTCTAAACACAGCCAATGGCTTTGAAATGGAACGCCTCTTGCCCATTCGCAAAGCCCAAGACAATCCTGTATACGCTGGCTTGGTGGAAACCATGGACGATGCCGTGGGCATTGTCATGCAAAAACTGAAAGAGCTCGGTCTGGATAAAAACACCATAGTCATTTTCACTTCCGACAACGGCGGAGTGGCATCGGGCGACGCATACAGTTCGTCCATGTCGCCTTTGCGTGGCGGAAAAGGCTACCAATGGGAAGGCGGTACCCGAGTGCCATTCTTTGTTTCCATTCCGGGTGTATCCTCAAAAACTATTGATTTTCCTGTTACTGGAGCCGACTTCTTGCCCACTTTGGCCGATTACGCCGGGGTAACCCAAAAGCCATTTCAGCAAATCGACGGCGAGAGCCTGCGTCCACTTATTGAAGGGAAGTCGCTCGAAAACAGAGCTTTGTATTGGCATTATCCCCATTATGGAAACCAAGGTGGCGAACCCTCTTCCGTCATTCTCAAGGGCGAGTGGAAGCTCATACACTATTACGAGGATGGACGAAACGAACTCTACAATTTGAGTGAAGACCCTTCGGAAAAAATCAATATATATCCCGAAAATGAAGAACAAGGCGAAAAGCTTTACCAAGAGCTGAAAACTTGGCTCGATAGCCGACATGCTCTTTACCCCCAGCCAGACCCTGAATTCTCTGAAAAAAAGTTTACCGAATGGCGTGAAAATATGGTCAACAAGAAAATGCCTCAATTGGAAAAGCAAAGAGAATCGATGCTATCCAATGATTATACGCCCAATAAAGACTGGTGGGGCAGTCAAGTGACCAGAGACTAGGCCTTTTCGTGTATGCTTTTATAGCCCATATAGAGATTATCGGTATAAATCCTTTCGTTTTTGTTCCCGAAAACATTCTCGAGAGGATTTTCACCGAAGCGGGCAAACGCAAAGGACCAATACCGGTGCACGGCGAAATAAATCAAAAACCCTTTAAACAAACCTTGGTACGTTTTAAAGGGCATTGGCGACTGTATATCAATACATCCATGCTCAAGAACTCGCCAAAACGCATCGGAGAAAAGGTAGAATTGTGTCTGGCATTCGAGGCCTCCGACCGGTCGATTGTACCACACCCTAAATTTGAGGACGCCTTAAAAAGCAGCCCCGAGGCGGCAAAGGTTTTTAATGAGCTTCCCCTTTCTCGACAAAAAGAGATGATAAGGTATATTTCTCTGTTGAAAACAACAGAAAGCGTGGATCGCAATGTGAAAAAGGCGATAGACTTTTTATTGGGAAAAGCCCGTTTTATAGGAAGAGACAAGCCATAGAAGAGGGAACAGGCTCGGTTTTGAGCATAAAAAAACGGTTGCCAAAACTTGACAACCGTTCGTGGTGATGGACGGAATCGAACCGCCGACACAAGGATTTTCAGTCCTTTGCTCTACCAACTGAGCTACATCACCTCGTGTCCCCTTTCCGTAAGGGATTGCAAAAATAGATAAAAAGCCTTTTCAAACAAACAATTTCATAATTTCTGACAAAAATATTTTTTTAGTGTCCAAATCTGTCGCAAAGCCGATAGCAATGTTTCAAAAAATTTCTCATATTTGTTTAGTATGCAAGCATACCAATTATAACCAGAGCCTTTTATGCAAGTCGTTCAACAAATACTTTTTATAGCCGCTTTGGCCCTTGCGGCGTATTTCATTGGCCGCCGTATTGTTTTGATCAAAAAAACAATTCTACTGGGTAAGCCCGTCGACCGAAAGGATAGACCCCAAGAACGCCTTCTTACAATGTTGCGAATAGCCTTTGGCCAGAAGAAGATGTTCGATCGCCCCATTGTTGGCCTGTTGCACTTTGCCGTATATGCAGGTTTCATTTTGATCAATATCGAGATTTTGGAAATACTGATCGACGGTATTGTGGGTACGCACCGCGTGTTTTCCAAACCGCTCGGCTCGTTTTATCCGGTCGTCATTAATTTCTTTGAGGTGCTGGCATTGGGTGTTATTATAGCCTGTGCAGTTTTTCTCATTCGCCGCAATGCACTTAAAATAAAAAGATTAAGTCCATCTACCTCTTCCGACATGAAAGGCTGGCCTGCTCTCGATGCCAACCTCATTCTGGTTTTCGAAATTGTTTTAATGTTGGCTTTCTTAAAAATGAACGCCGCCGACAGCATCTTGCAGACACGAGCCGTGGGGCATTTCGCCGAAGTGCAAACGGGCACGTTCTGGGTAAGTCAATTTTTAGTCCCCTTTTTGGATCCCTTTTCCAGCGAACTCCTGCTTGTAACCGAGAGGCTGTGCTGGTGGTTTCACATTTTGGGCATTATGGCTTTTGCCCTATTTGTAACCTATTCCAAACACCTGCACATTGCTCTGGCTTTCCCAAATACTTATTTTTCTGATTTGGAACCCCGGGGCAAAATGAGCAACATACCAGAAGTTACGCAAGAAGTCAAAATCATGCTCGGACTCGAAAATGAATCGAATGCCGCCGAAGATGTGCCACGTTTTGGAGCCAAAGATGTAGACGATTTGACATGGAAAAACTTGATGGACGCCTACAGCTGCACCGAATGTGGCCGCTGCACATCACAATGCCCCGCAAACATGACCGGGAAAAAGCTCTCACCACGAAAAATAATGATGAGTACCCGTGATCGACTCGAGGATATTCAAAAAGCTTGGCAAAAAAATGGGAGCGATTACCGCGACGAAAAAAGCCTAAATGGCGACTACATCAGCGAGGAAGAATTGTTGGCCTGTACATCCTGCAATGCCTGTGTAGAGGCCTGCCCTGTGCTCATCAACCCTTTGGACATCATTCTTTCGTTGAGAAGATACAATGTCATGGAAGAGTCGAAGGCTCCGCAGGCATGGAACATGATGTTCCAGAACTTGGAAACCAATATGGCTCCCTGGAAGTTTCCACCCGACAACCGTTTCAAGTGGGCCGACGAATTGAAGTAAATTGTCACGATTTCACCTAAATTTGACACATGAATCCATTTGTGCAAAATCTGAGTGAAATCGCCAGAAAACCTTCTCGATATATAATCGGCCTCATGTCTGGCACTTCGCTCGACGGCCTAGATGTGGCCTTATGCCGCTTCCACTCTTCGGGCCCAGAAACAGAGGTCGAGTTGTTGGAATTTACCACCGTGCCCTATACAGAAGAGGTGAAAACCAACGTGCGGAAGGTTTTTGCAAAAGAAACCGTACACTTCCCCTTTTTGGCCATGCTAAACCCTTGGATTGGCCGGTTGCACGGCGAAATGATCAACACTTGCCTAAACAAGTGGGGTGTGCATTCTACAACTGTTGACCTTATTGCCAGCCATGGGCAGACCGTCATGCATATGCCCAAAAGACTGCACCAAAACCCCGATTTTCCGAATGCTACTTTGCAAATTGGCGACGGCGACCATGTAGCCGAAAGTACAGGCATAATTA
Encoded proteins:
- a CDS encoding Gfo/Idh/MocA family protein, which codes for MKESRRKFMKNSLAASAGVLAFPTIVPSSVFGKNAPSNKIQIGQIGCGRIARDHDLPGTMQHDVAQLVAVCDLDHHRTVEGKAHVEKYYREKKNKTVDIKMYDDYRELLLNKDIDAVVISTPDHWHSQPAIEAALAGKHVYLQKPTSLTVEEGRLLSDIVHRQGVTLQVGTQQRSMPQFRLAAELVRNGRIGKIHTVKVGLPGDPAGPVAETGPVPKGFNYDMWLGSTPEMEYSEMLVHPQTGYGRPGWLRVEQFGAGMITGWGQHHFDSAAWGMNTEYTGPISVESVAEFPKYGSWNVHGDFMVKAEYENGITMYTSGGFPNGIRYEGTDGWVFVTRGPYRASASDPIPVMKNGTKSLDASDPAILDSVIGKDEIHLYKSDEQHGNWLDCIQSGKEPISPVEKGHRACTVCLISHVAMKLPRKLEWDPKAERFHNDDEANAYLSRPQRYPYGTNYIKL
- a CDS encoding (Fe-S)-binding protein, yielding MQVVQQILFIAALALAAYFIGRRIVLIKKTILLGKPVDRKDRPQERLLTMLRIAFGQKKMFDRPIVGLLHFAVYAGFILINIEILEILIDGIVGTHRVFSKPLGSFYPVVINFFEVLALGVIIACAVFLIRRNALKIKRLSPSTSSDMKGWPALDANLILVFEIVLMLAFLKMNAADSILQTRAVGHFAEVQTGTFWVSQFLVPFLDPFSSELLLVTERLCWWFHILGIMAFALFVTYSKHLHIALAFPNTYFSDLEPRGKMSNIPEVTQEVKIMLGLENESNAAEDVPRFGAKDVDDLTWKNLMDAYSCTECGRCTSQCPANMTGKKLSPRKIMMSTRDRLEDIQKAWQKNGSDYRDEKSLNGDYISEEELLACTSCNACVEACPVLINPLDIILSLRRYNVMEESKAPQAWNMMFQNLETNMAPWKFPPDNRFKWADELK
- a CDS encoding YdeI/OmpD-associated family protein; protein product: MGQSSDQRLGLFVYAFIAHIEIIGINPFVFVPENILERIFTEAGKRKGPIPVHGEINQKPFKQTLVRFKGHWRLYINTSMLKNSPKRIGEKVELCLAFEASDRSIVPHPKFEDALKSSPEAAKVFNELPLSRQKEMIRYISLLKTTESVDRNVKKAIDFLLGKARFIGRDKP
- a CDS encoding putative oxidoreductase C-terminal domain-containing protein — protein: MNLKLKLLGAAALTSLAACQSPKEENKMDKIELITLDPGHFHAALVQKSMYPEVDSLVHVYAPEGPDVDLHLDRIKAFNERAENPTHWEEVVYRGGDFFEKMLEEKAGNVVMLAGNNQKKTEYIEQSIANGFNVYADKPMAINKADFELLKKAFAEAEEKGLLLYDIMTERYEITTTLQKALSQTSLFGDLEKGTVESPAVTKESVHHFFKYVSGKPLIRPSWFFDVEQEGDGIVDVTTHLVDLVMWECFPEQIIDTTNIQMLNAKRWPTVLSPADFNKVTGQDKYPAYLSQYLNGDNLEVFSNGEMNYTVNGVHAKVSVIWNFEAPEGAGDTHYSIMRGTKANLIIKQGEEQNYKPTLYVELLDGQSEESIKAIFEELNKSYEGVTYTQNGQLLTVQIPDHYKEGHEAHFARVTEHYLKFLKEKNIPKWEIPNMIAKYYTTTEAYKMALK
- a CDS encoding sulfatase, yielding MNSRKNFNPGLLVFGLCCSLAFLFQNCQKEEKPNFLFILVDDLGYPDLSCTGSSYYETPNVDAIAKNAVVFSQGYAASRVCSPSRASIMTGQLTASHGITNWIGEKSGMDWRSLGRQSKSLPADYVHSLPKEYSILPELLKTQGYTTFFAGKWHLGDEGSYPEDHGFDINKGGFEKGSPAGGYFAPFNNPKLENHEGGENLSLRLANETANFLESQPKDKPFLAYLAFYAVHGPIQTTAAKWKKYRDKAEEQGLNTANGFEMERLLPIRKAQDNPVYAGLVETMDDAVGIVMQKLKELGLDKNTIVIFTSDNGGVASGDAYSSSMSPLRGGKGYQWEGGTRVPFFVSIPGVSSKTIDFPVTGADFLPTLADYAGVTQKPFQQIDGESLRPLIEGKSLENRALYWHYPHYGNQGGEPSSVILKGEWKLIHYYEDGRNELYNLSEDPSEKINIYPENEEQGEKLYQELKTWLDSRHALYPQPDPEFSEKKFTEWRENMVNKKMPQLEKQRESMLSNDYTPNKDWWGSQVTRD